The Dehalogenimonas sp. 4OHTPN genome window below encodes:
- a CDS encoding helix-turn-helix transcriptional regulator — protein MVKVRLKRQEFDVALVKRNLSQRRLAIKLGMSRAYLSQIVTGKRQPSAFMRERLLDFFKGYSFDDLFAIEENGQHTQ, from the coding sequence GTGGTCAAGGTGAGGCTCAAGCGGCAAGAGTTCGACGTAGCCCTGGTCAAGCGGAACCTTTCCCAGCGTCGTCTCGCTATAAAGCTCGGCATGTCACGGGCTTACTTGTCCCAGATCGTCACCGGCAAGCGGCAACCCTCGGCCTTCATGAGGGAGCGCCTGCTCGATTTTTTCAAGGGCTACTCTTTCGACGATCTGTTTGCTATCGAAGAAAACGGGCAGCACACACAATGA
- a CDS encoding recombinase family protein, translated as MLNDTKRVVVYARVSSDRQDVDLSITAQLKALRDYASKHGYSILKEFVDEAESGRSTARPAFREMISLARAKQHPFEMILVWKLSRFARNREDSIIYKSLLRKQGVQVVSINEPIEDTPTGRLMEGIIEVIDEFYSSNLAQDITRGLRENASRGFYNCSRPPYGYSRMKVRDGDKERNTLVPHPEQSPIVQRIFNDISNGKGLKEIAKALNSEGLSAPCGGKWGKQRLHKILTNEAYVGRLIWGKFHKGNNNLPPIIKDDAWPAIIEKTHFEKVQMTLASRAPKVIHPRVTGSTYLLSGMIKCQKCGAAYIGYGAKSGQFHYYVCGTTYSKGKETCPSQHLPKEKVESFIVAKVKHFVLSDENLLELIKQSNLEFGHASYKHTEKMEALDREIGEWRQRLDRIYEFIETRAIDPGRMAERIAELQDRINELKQTKLDMEENYTLQRAKLLDPQKVLSYVAQLREFLDTRGIIERKAILRSFVENIKVEDDKITVEYTIPFPPDNVMKETVSVLDIVSSAPPKETKGRNSSAPPRSDRFILNFPALSVLQLFRENTHTLRQTFHCRQFNHHTRRSFSLQPTGDRPPWRQLGRPFGLPRQPSPIRGSGPRLPSGSLGLSHGPDHRPVAANHKRPPASPLHQSGNHRSFGPVFPTFPQFSRGQCHSFRGESGRPAG; from the coding sequence ATGCTGAACGATACAAAAAGAGTGGTGGTTTATGCCCGGGTTTCTTCGGACCGGCAGGACGTCGACCTGTCCATTACGGCACAGTTGAAAGCCCTTCGGGACTACGCCTCGAAGCACGGATACTCGATATTGAAGGAATTCGTCGATGAGGCAGAGAGTGGCCGCAGCACCGCCCGGCCGGCTTTTCGGGAGATGATCAGCCTGGCTCGGGCCAAGCAGCATCCATTCGAGATGATCCTCGTTTGGAAGCTCTCGCGGTTCGCCCGGAACCGTGAAGACTCGATCATCTACAAGTCCCTACTGAGGAAACAGGGCGTGCAGGTGGTGTCAATCAACGAACCTATCGAAGATACTCCTACCGGGCGGCTCATGGAAGGCATCATCGAGGTCATCGATGAGTTTTATTCCTCTAACCTGGCTCAGGACATCACCCGGGGCCTTCGCGAGAATGCATCGAGGGGTTTCTATAACTGCAGCCGCCCGCCATACGGTTATTCCAGGATGAAGGTCCGGGACGGTGATAAGGAGCGCAATACCCTGGTGCCCCATCCCGAGCAAAGCCCTATCGTTCAAAGGATATTTAACGACATATCCAACGGTAAAGGGCTCAAAGAAATCGCCAAGGCCCTCAACAGCGAAGGGTTGTCGGCTCCTTGCGGTGGCAAATGGGGCAAACAGCGCCTTCACAAGATACTCACCAACGAAGCCTACGTCGGCAGGCTCATCTGGGGCAAGTTCCACAAAGGCAACAACAATCTGCCGCCCATCATTAAGGATGATGCCTGGCCGGCGATCATCGAGAAGACCCATTTTGAAAAAGTCCAAATGACGTTGGCTTCAAGAGCGCCGAAGGTCATCCACCCCAGGGTCACGGGCAGTACCTACCTGTTGAGTGGAATGATCAAGTGCCAGAAGTGCGGCGCCGCCTACATCGGCTACGGGGCGAAGTCCGGGCAGTTCCATTATTACGTCTGCGGCACTACTTACAGCAAGGGTAAAGAAACCTGCCCCAGCCAGCATTTACCCAAAGAGAAAGTGGAGAGCTTCATAGTTGCCAAGGTCAAGCACTTTGTCCTGTCAGATGAAAATCTTCTGGAATTGATCAAGCAATCGAATCTCGAATTCGGCCACGCCAGCTACAAGCACACCGAGAAAATGGAAGCACTCGACCGGGAAATCGGGGAATGGCGGCAGCGTCTGGACCGGATCTACGAGTTCATCGAGACACGGGCAATCGATCCAGGCCGGATGGCCGAGCGGATCGCTGAACTTCAAGACCGAATTAATGAATTGAAACAGACCAAGCTCGACATGGAAGAGAACTATACATTGCAACGGGCCAAGCTCCTTGACCCGCAAAAGGTGCTCTCTTATGTGGCCCAGTTGCGAGAATTCCTGGACACCAGGGGCATCATCGAGCGGAAGGCTATACTCAGGTCATTTGTTGAGAACATCAAGGTCGAAGATGATAAAATAACGGTGGAGTACACTATCCCGTTCCCACCGGATAACGTGATGAAGGAGACGGTCTCGGTTCTCGATATCGTCTCTTCAGCTCCACCAAAGGAAACCAAAGGCAGAAATTCCTCAGCGCCCCCCCGAAGCGACAGGTTTATTCTCAACTTTCCTGCTCTCTCCGTGTTACAATTGTTCCGTGAGAATACCCATACCCTTCGCCAGACTTTTCACTGCCGCCAGTTTAATCATCACACTCGCCGGAGTTTCAGCCTGCAGCCGACCGGAGACCGCCCTCCTTGGCGGCAGCTGGGACGACCTTTCGGTCTACCGCGACAACCTAGTCCAATCCGGGGAAGCGGCCCTCGACTCCCTTCAGGAAGCCTCGGTCTATCACATGGACCTGACCATCGACCCGTCGCTGCAAACCATAAGCGGCCGCCTGCAAGTCCGTTACACCAATCAGGAAACCACCGATCTTTCGGACCTGTATTTCCAACTTTTCCCCAATTCAGCCGGGGGCAGTGTCACAGTTTCAGAGGCGAGAGTGGACGGCCGGCCGGTTGA
- a CDS encoding helix-turn-helix domain-containing protein: MADFAQYLRSLRKEKDLSLRDVQARSGVSGSYLAQIEQGHKHKPSAEILKKLAPVYDVPVRDLMKAAGYLEEAVGDLSEELEVEMAFRYVMNDPRYKSGTRLSGELTTDVKRFIVEMYEKATGKKLLPGA, from the coding sequence ATGGCAGATTTCGCACAGTACCTAAGAAGCCTCAGAAAAGAGAAAGACCTCTCACTCCGGGACGTCCAGGCCCGGTCCGGCGTCTCTGGCTCTTACCTGGCGCAGATCGAACAAGGACACAAGCACAAACCCAGCGCCGAAATACTCAAGAAGCTCGCCCCCGTCTACGACGTGCCTGTGCGCGACCTGATGAAGGCCGCCGGGTACCTGGAGGAAGCGGTTGGTGATCTCAGTGAAGAATTGGAGGTGGAAATGGCCTTCCGGTACGTCATGAACGATCCCCGTTACAAGTCGGGCACCCGCCTGTCCGGTGAGCTCACTACCGATGTGAAGCGTTTCATCGTTGAGATGTACGAAAAGGCCACCGGCAAGAAGCTGCTGCCCGGAGCGTAA